In Bacillus rossius redtenbacheri isolate Brsri chromosome 9 unlocalized genomic scaffold, Brsri_v3 Brsri_v3_scf9_2, whole genome shotgun sequence, one DNA window encodes the following:
- the LOC134543089 gene encoding zinc finger protein 239-like codes for MRKLKKIIHAARLLAEVVWLGKLSVFRFIVKVELPNQLVEGITSCQDQKNFQNLKLKPLHLKKKNLELNIGKECTAGSRFGVSLKNPRLPSSNDKFWCKMCGEKFFRERQLQLHMGKVHKNVCEVCHKVFNRKHQLHYHRKVHFKEKSEICDICGYATYYKHLLEFHRKRHFGDYTYKCDQCAAGFFSKAEFEEHKVVHTGLRPHQCDVCGKTFSKRGYLSAHMRYHNATTYVCDVCGKAIAKKNSLMTHLRKHAGDKPHVCDYCGKGFCSSSYLKLHRRVHTGEKPHRCLHCGKSFSQRSTLTIHVRNHTGEKPFACDVCGRAFVCGNQLNNHKKAHHRSFAEGVV; via the exons ATGAGAAAATTGAAGAAAATAATACATGCTGCTAGGCTGCTGGCTGAAGTTGTGTGGCTAGGTAAATTGTCAGTTTTCAG ATTCATTGTTAAAGTTGAATTACCTAATCAGTTGGTTGAGGGCATCACATCCTGTCAGGATCAGAAAAACTTTCAGAACCTGAAGCTAAAACCTTTACATCTGAAGAAGAAAAATCTGGAGCTTAACATTGGTAAAGAATGCACTGCTGGAAGTAGGTTTGGTGTTTCTTTGAAGAATCCAAGGTTACCAAGCTCGAATGATAAATTTTGGTGCAAAATGTGCGGGGAGAAATTCTTTCGCGAGAGGCAGTTGCAACTGCACATGGGTAAAGTGCACAAAAATGTGTGCGAAGTCTGCCACAAAGTTTTCAATCGGAAACACCAACTTCACTATCACAGAAAAGTACATTTCAAAGAGAAGAGCGAGATTTGCGATATTTGTGGGTACGCAACTTACTACAAACACCTTTTAGAGTTCCACAGAAAGAGACATTTCGGTGATTACACGTACAAGTGCGACCAGTGCGCCGCCGGTTTTTTCTCGAAGGCGGAGTTCGAGGAGCACAAGGTGGTTCACACGGGTCTGAGGCCCCACCAGTGCGACGTCTGCGGGAAGACCTTCAGCAAGCGAGGCTACCTCTCGGCACACATGCGCTACCACAACGCCACGACGTACGTGTGCGACGTTTGCGGCAAGGCCATCGCGAAGAAGAACTCGCTGATGACGCACCTGCGCAAGCACGCGGGGGACAAGCCCCACGTGTGCGACTACTGCGGGAAGGGGTTCTGCTCGTCCAGCTACTTGAAGCTGCACCGCCGCGTCCACACGGGCGAGAAGCCGCACCGCTGCCTGCACTGCGGCAAGAGCTTCTCGCAGCGCTCCACGCTCACCATCCACGTGCGGAACCACACGGGCGAGAAGCCCTTCGCCTGCGACGTGTGCGGCAGAGCGTTCGTCTGCGGCAACCAGCTCAACAACCACAAGAAGGCCCACCACAGGTCGTTCGCGGAGGGAGTCGTCTGA
- the LOC134543083 gene encoding zinc finger BED domain-containing protein 4-like: MSSEVWKYFVIDRQNSGYAICQICKCTISRGGKSKTTTNMKKHLENKHGSYVHETKKQRLHSSELSEIEENEIDDSSAQNCSSETTLPLSSNSDVRPTATDSSRGSGSVSPRHAEKVGQTNISSRTPNQYRLTPKSQYQPTLQSFIDKTAQFKSTDPRAKSITQHIGRMMCLDNRPFSMVEDRGFTEFVKFLEPRYVLPSRKHFSNTVVPHMYQECRENVNKKLDKAEHVSLTTDMWTSTANDDYLGLTVHFVDSNFVLQHLNIGVIPFPELSHTGNNLCNFITETLEEWKLQSKVVAIVRDNARNITAGLESSEYEHLPCLAHTLQLVVKEGLLNNKNVNNLIANGRRIVGHLKHSCKATKELKKAQATLKMKKHKLIQDEPTRWNSSLHMLQRLLEQKQSVSLASATLQLPVTFSSAEWNLMTNVVNLLSIFNHATLAVSTQCVTASEVIPIINSSTEELRKPAPTGSGVQGIKNDMLAAITLKYSDVEENMLYAVATLLDPRFKHHVFVQDGNVTKAKVFLIEEARKTICLKQPETESVPQTSSQAMESHGMWTFYSNIMKTAPSVSHIASVEDEINVYLEEPIQNSSTNVFQYWKENTKYPCLKKLSKKFLCIPPSTVHSERLFSTAGLIVDQKRNRLDPERVKMLVFLNKNL, encoded by the exons ATGTCTAGTGAAGTGTGGAAATACTTTGTCATCGACCGACAAAATTCTGGCTACGCAATATGTCAAATCTGTAAATGTACAATCTCACGTGGCGGTAAATCTAAAActacaacaaacatgaaaaaacatcTCGAAAACAAGCATGGGAGTTACGTTCATGAGACGAAGAAACAAAGGCTACATTCATCGGAATTGAGCGAgattgaagaaaatgaaatagatGATAGTTCAGCACAAAATTGTTCTTCAGAGACAACCTTGCCATTGTCATCAAATTCAGATGTTAGGCCTACTGCTACTGATTCATCGAGAGGCAGCGGTTCAGTGTCCCCGAGGCATGCTGAGAAAGTTGGCCAAACGAATATTTCATCAAGAACACCAAACCAGTATAGGCTAACTCCTAAAAGTCAATACCAGCCTACATTACAATCATTTATTGATAAAACTGCACAATTCAAGTCCACTGATCCTCGTGCAAAATCAATAACTCAGCACATAGGTAGAATGATGTGCTTAGACAATCGTCCTTTTAGCATGGTTGAAGACAGAGGATTCACAGAATTTGTCAAATTCCTTGAGCCTAGGTATGTTTTGCCCagcagaaaacatttttcaaatactgTTGTACCACACATGTACCAAGAATGTAGGGAAAATGTGAACAAAAAGTTGGACAAAGCTGAACATGTGAGTCTTACAACAGATATGTGGACTTCAACAGCCAATGACGATTATCTTGGTCTaactgtgcattttgttgattccAATTTTGTCTTGCAACACCTCAACATTGGGGTTATTCCCTTTCCTGAATTATCTCACACAgggaacaatttgtgcaattttatcacagaaacacttgaagaatggAAGCTGCAATCTAAAGTTGTTGCCATTGTAAGAGACAATGCCAGGAACATAACTGCTGGCCTAGAATCATCCGAATATGAACATCTGCCATGCCTAGCACATACCCTGCAGCTTGTTGTAAAGGAAGGGCTACTGAACAACAAGAATGTAAATAATCTGATTGCCAACGGTCGTCGCATAGTTGGCCATTTAAAACATTCTTGTAAGGCGACAAAAGAGTTAAAGAAGGCTCAAGCCACGCTGAAAATGAAAAAACATAAACTTATCCAGGATGAACCAACGCGTTGGAATTCATCTCTCCATATGCTACAGCGCTTACTTGAGCAAAAACAGTCTGTTTCTTTAGCATCAGCAACTCTGCAGTTACCTGTGACTTTTTCATCAGCAGAATGGAACCTGATGACAAATGTAGTAAACCTTTTAAGTATTTTCAACCATGCAACATTGGCTGTAAGTACTCAGTGTGTGACAGCCTCAGAAGTCATACCTATAATCAACAGTTCTACTGAAGAGCTAAGGAaaccagcacctactggatcaggtgtacagggcaTCAAAAATGATATGCTTGCTGCCATAACTTTGAAGTATTCTGATGTTGAAGAGAATATGTTGTACGCAGTTGCAACATTACTGGACCCACGATTTAAACACCATGTTTTTGTGCAGGACGGTAATGTCACAAAAGCGAAAGTTTTTTTGATTGAAGAAGCAAGAAAAACTATCTGTTTGAAACAACCTGAAACTGAG TCTGTGCCGCAAACATCCAGCCAAGCAATGGAAAGCCATGGTATGTGGACATTTTACTCAAACATAATGAAGACTGCCCCAAGTGTAAGCCACATCGCATCAGTTGAAGATGAGATTAATGTTTACTTGGAAGAACCTATTCAAAATTCAAGTACCAACGTTTTCCAGTATTGGAAAGAAAATACCAAGTAcccatgtttaaaaaaactgtcaaagaaATTTCTTTGCATTCCACCTTCAACTGTACATTCCGAGCGATTATTCAGCACTGCAGGACTGATTGTTGATCAGAAACGGAACCGTTTAGATCCTGAACGAGTcaaaatgttggtttttttaaataagaatttgtGA